The following are encoded together in the Nodosilinea sp. PGN35 genome:
- the fabZ gene encoding 3-hydroxyacyl-ACP dehydratase FabZ has product MTTAPDRVEATSVGKEPAASTTVYSAEQIYALLPHRYPFALVDRIIDYVPGQHATGIKNVTFNEPHFQGHFPGHPIMPGVLIVEAMAQVGGIVLMQVPGVEGLCVFAGIDKVRFRRPVVPGDQLVMTVELLTIKRLRFGKMHGRAEVNGQLVCEGDLMFSVVESATTPQGK; this is encoded by the coding sequence GTGACCACAGCCCCCGACCGTGTTGAAGCTACTTCAGTTGGCAAGGAGCCAGCGGCTTCTACCACTGTCTACAGCGCTGAGCAGATCTACGCCCTGCTGCCGCACCGCTATCCCTTCGCCTTAGTCGATCGCATCATCGACTATGTGCCCGGCCAGCATGCTACTGGTATTAAAAATGTGACCTTTAACGAGCCCCACTTTCAGGGGCATTTTCCGGGGCACCCGATTATGCCAGGGGTGCTCATTGTGGAGGCCATGGCCCAGGTTGGGGGCATTGTGCTGATGCAGGTGCCGGGGGTAGAGGGGCTCTGCGTGTTTGCCGGTATCGACAAGGTGCGGTTTCGCCGCCCGGTGGTGCCTGGCGACCAGCTGGTGATGACGGTGGAGCTGCTCACCATAAAGCGGCTGCGGTTTGGCAAAATGCACGGGCGAGCCGAGGTCAATGGGCAGCTGGTCTGCGAGGGTGACCTGATGTTCTCGGTGGTGGAGTCGGCAACAACTCCCCAGGGGAAATAG
- the lpxA gene encoding acyl-ACP--UDP-N-acetylglucosamine O-acyltransferase: MTTLIHPTAVVHAGAQLHPTVKVGPYAVIGEQVTIGPGTEIGAHVVIDGETTIGAQNRIFPGAAIGLESQDLKYDGSMSRVLIGDHNLIREYVTINRATDAGAITRVGNHNLLMAYSHVAHNCVVEDNVIIANSVALAGHVYVEAGARISGLVGVHQFVHIGRLAMIGGLSRIDRDVPPFTLINGNPAQVRGLNQVGLQRAGLTTDPQAYRELKQAYRLVYRSGESLSDAIAKLNQDESNDLVRHFSEFLRAAQQSDRRGLTPGRRRSRPSDDD, from the coding sequence TTGACTACCCTGATTCATCCCACAGCCGTGGTTCACGCGGGTGCCCAGCTGCACCCTACTGTCAAGGTCGGGCCTTACGCGGTGATTGGAGAGCAGGTCACCATTGGCCCTGGGACTGAGATTGGTGCCCATGTCGTGATCGACGGCGAGACGACGATTGGGGCTCAAAACCGCATTTTCCCTGGGGCAGCTATTGGTCTGGAGTCTCAAGACCTAAAGTACGACGGCTCGATGAGCCGGGTGCTGATTGGCGACCACAATTTAATTCGCGAGTATGTCACCATCAATCGGGCCACCGATGCCGGGGCGATAACCCGGGTGGGCAACCACAACCTGCTGATGGCCTATTCCCACGTGGCCCACAACTGCGTGGTTGAAGACAACGTGATCATCGCCAACTCGGTGGCCCTGGCAGGGCATGTGTATGTGGAGGCAGGGGCGCGGATTAGCGGTCTGGTGGGGGTGCACCAGTTTGTGCACATTGGTCGTCTGGCGATGATTGGCGGTCTCAGCCGCATCGATCGCGATGTGCCGCCGTTTACCCTGATCAACGGCAACCCGGCCCAGGTGCGGGGGCTCAACCAGGTGGGGCTACAGCGGGCGGGTCTGACCACCGATCCCCAGGCCTACCGAGAACTCAAGCAGGCCTACCGGCTGGTGTACCGCTCGGGCGAGTCGTTGAGCGACGCGATCGCCAAGCTCAACCAGGATGAGTCTAACGATCTGGTGCGCCACTTTAGCGAATTTTTGCGGGCGGCCCAGCAGAGCGATCGCCGTGGGTTGACCCCCGGACGCCGCCGGAGCAGGCCCAGCGATGACGACTAG
- the lpxB gene encoding lipid-A-disaccharide synthase, which translates to MAEHSRRIFISTGEVSGDLQGALLIEALVQRSRDRHLTLEITALGGPRMARAGAKLVGETTGIGSVGIFEALPYLMPTLRLQRLAKAALDAQPPDLAVLIDYMNPNLVMGDYLKTHHPQVPVVYYIAPQQWVWAFSEKDTRRLVQCSDRMLAIFKAEADYYRGFGANTTWVGHPLVDRYPGPADQAAARQQLGLPLDTPVVTLLPASRQQEVKYLMPVLLQAAQIIQARCPEATFLLPVSIPALRASFEQGLAAHGLNGRVVAEGSQGAIAAADVAITKSGTANLEIALMDVPQVVAYRIHPLSARIARYLLKFDVPYVSPVNLVVNQPVVPEFLQWEATPAAIAAAALELLHSETARQTMRSGYARVREELGPPGVCQRTADLILDALDETP; encoded by the coding sequence ATGGCCGAGCACAGTCGGCGAATTTTTATCAGTACGGGCGAGGTGTCGGGCGACTTGCAGGGGGCGCTGCTAATTGAGGCGCTCGTGCAGCGATCGCGCGATCGCCACCTCACCCTGGAGATTACCGCCCTCGGTGGCCCCCGCATGGCCAGGGCGGGGGCAAAGCTGGTGGGGGAAACTACGGGCATTGGCTCGGTGGGCATTTTTGAGGCGCTGCCCTACCTGATGCCCACCCTGCGCTTGCAGCGGCTGGCCAAGGCGGCCCTCGACGCCCAGCCGCCGGATCTCGCCGTGCTGATCGACTACATGAACCCCAACCTGGTGATGGGCGACTACCTCAAAACCCACCATCCCCAGGTGCCGGTGGTTTACTACATTGCCCCCCAGCAGTGGGTGTGGGCCTTTTCTGAAAAAGACACCCGCAGGCTGGTGCAGTGCAGCGATCGCATGCTGGCCATCTTTAAAGCCGAGGCCGACTACTACCGGGGCTTTGGGGCCAATACCACCTGGGTGGGCCATCCCCTGGTCGATCGCTACCCTGGCCCCGCCGACCAGGCCGCCGCTCGCCAGCAGCTGGGCCTGCCCCTCGATACCCCCGTGGTGACGCTGCTGCCCGCCTCCCGGCAGCAGGAGGTGAAGTACCTGATGCCCGTGCTGCTCCAGGCGGCGCAGATTATCCAGGCCCGGTGCCCCGAGGCCACCTTTTTGCTGCCGGTGTCGATTCCGGCGCTGCGGGCCAGTTTTGAGCAGGGGCTGGCCGCCCACGGGCTGAACGGGCGGGTGGTGGCTGAGGGCAGCCAGGGGGCGATCGCCGCCGCCGATGTCGCCATTACCAAGTCGGGCACCGCCAACCTCGAAATCGCTCTGATGGACGTACCCCAGGTGGTGGCCTACCGCATTCACCCCCTCAGCGCCCGCATTGCTCGCTACCTGCTGAAGTTTGATGTGCCCTACGTATCGCCGGTCAACCTGGTGGTCAACCAGCCCGTGGTGCCCGAGTTTTTGCAGTGGGAGGCGACTCCGGCGGCGATCGCCGCCGCCGCCCTGGAGCTGCTGCACAGCGAGACCGCCCGCCAGACGATGCGATCGGGCTATGCCAGGGTGCGCGAAGAGCTTGGCCCCCCCGGTGTTTGCCAGCGCACCGCCGATCTGATCTTAGATGCCCTAGATGAGACGCCCTAG
- a CDS encoding MotA/TolQ/ExbB proton channel family protein, with the protein MNIPELFARGGIAMWPLLLLSVLAVGTILERIWFWSRILTREREVSGRVLEAARRDWAAAADIAYRSAVLPMGRFLSAPLKLQSPDPEVFRLALETSANEELLAMSRGEKILEAVIALSPLLGLLGTVLGLINSLGSIQISDLGSGDATAGTSLGISEALISTAAGLVIAITALAFYRLFQGFVFGQAKMFRQAGSELELLYRQSWAQLHGVSPVPVPVPVPADNPLEPTAAVTDVTPSAETPSL; encoded by the coding sequence GTGAATATACCTGAGCTATTTGCCCGCGGCGGCATTGCCATGTGGCCGCTGCTCCTACTTTCAGTTTTAGCCGTGGGCACAATTTTAGAGCGCATCTGGTTTTGGTCGCGCATTTTGACCCGCGAGCGCGAGGTGTCTGGGCGCGTGCTAGAAGCCGCTCGCCGCGACTGGGCCGCCGCTGCCGACATTGCCTACCGCTCTGCCGTGCTGCCCATGGGGCGGTTCCTGTCGGCCCCGCTCAAGCTGCAATCCCCCGACCCGGAGGTGTTTCGTCTGGCTCTAGAGACCTCGGCCAACGAAGAACTCTTAGCCATGAGTCGGGGCGAAAAAATTCTCGAGGCCGTGATTGCCCTGTCGCCGCTGCTGGGGCTGTTGGGTACCGTGCTGGGCTTAATCAATTCCCTGGGGTCGATTCAGATCAGCGACCTGGGCAGTGGGGATGCCACGGCGGGCACCTCTTTGGGTATCAGTGAGGCGCTGATTAGCACCGCCGCTGGCCTGGTGATTGCCATTACCGCCCTGGCCTTTTACCGGCTGTTTCAGGGGTTTGTGTTTGGTCAGGCCAAAATGTTTCGCCAGGCGGGCAGCGAGCTAGAGTTGCTCTACCGCCAGAGCTGGGCTCAGCTCCACGGGGTGTCGCCAGTGCCGGTGCCGGTGCCGGTACCCGCTGACAATCCGCTGGAGCCAACTGCCGCTGTTACCGATGTCACGCCCTCTGCGGAGACCCCCTCCCTATGA
- a CDS encoding biopolymer transporter ExbD: protein MKVDLLDNPSQDVHLEIVPLIDVIFCILTFFILAAVGLTRQQAIDLDLPTAQTGQPLPGQMGQGGDRLYVSIDGFGQVYLDQQPVPIELLRDVLGQFNQVNPGGLIVLYAARDARYEDVVTVLDELRAVGGDRVALATLPRDTTLGPEGAVPGEAPGLFPEGFPQDGAPGETLPPGFEQPGADPFAPTSPLFPNEPASPLQPAPTPSPAQP from the coding sequence ATGAAAGTAGACCTGCTCGACAATCCCTCCCAGGATGTACATCTAGAGATTGTTCCGCTGATCGACGTTATTTTTTGCATTCTGACGTTCTTTATTTTGGCGGCGGTGGGGCTCACCCGGCAGCAGGCCATCGATCTAGATCTGCCCACGGCCCAGACAGGACAACCTCTGCCGGGGCAGATGGGCCAGGGGGGCGATCGCCTCTACGTCAGCATTGACGGCTTTGGGCAGGTGTATCTTGACCAGCAGCCCGTGCCGATTGAGCTGCTGCGGGACGTGCTGGGGCAGTTTAACCAGGTCAACCCCGGCGGGCTGATTGTGCTCTACGCCGCCCGCGATGCCCGCTATGAAGATGTGGTGACGGTGCTTGATGAGCTGCGGGCGGTGGGGGGCGATCGCGTTGCCCTGGCCACCCTGCCCCGCGACACTACCCTGGGACCAGAGGGCGCAGTGCCTGGCGAAGCCCCCGGCCTGTTTCCCGAAGGGTTTCCCCAGGACGGTGCCCCTGGGGAAACCCTGCCTCCTGGGTTTGAGCAGCCCGGTGCCGACCCCTTTGCCCCCACGTCGCCGCTGTTTCCCAATGAACCGGCTTCGCCTTTGCAGCCCGCCCCTACGCCCAGCCCAGCCCAGCCCTGA
- a CDS encoding ABC transporter substrate-binding protein: MRKNNFFQGLGRRLGLAILASLVAVGALLLGHAWSQQPVTVSFLVRAVEADQMQGLAQQFMAENPDIRIEMVRGPNAADAVENLYTTSFLLGDSPYDILFSDVVWIPKFAAAGWLIDLSDRVSDADLADFLEADVAAGLYQDGLYRMPFRSDMGMLYYRTDLLEQVGLEPPETFDDLIAASEAIQAQTDVDWGFTWQGLQYEGLVTNFIEIIAGYGGFWIDPDSLAVGLDQPAGIQAVEFMKGVIDQRISPPGVTNYIEEDALRQFQNGSAAFLRNWPYAWAEANREGTAVAGNIALKPMVHAEGQQPAACLGGWGFGISSTTPHPEEAWRVVEFFTSPGPMKQFITEFAYVPSRRALFTDPDVLAVFPHYEQLLEVAETAIPRPPVGQYAQLSDILQRYLSAAITNQMTPEAAMTAAAGESRRVLGVEA, translated from the coding sequence TTGCGTAAAAATAACTTTTTTCAGGGGCTAGGCCGTCGCCTGGGCCTGGCTATTTTGGCCTCGCTGGTCGCGGTGGGGGCGCTGCTGCTGGGCCATGCCTGGTCACAGCAGCCGGTTACTGTTTCCTTCCTAGTGCGGGCGGTTGAGGCCGATCAGATGCAGGGCTTGGCCCAGCAGTTTATGGCCGAAAACCCAGACATTCGCATTGAAATGGTGCGCGGCCCCAACGCCGCCGACGCGGTCGAAAACCTCTACACCACCTCATTTTTGCTGGGCGACTCCCCCTACGACATCCTGTTCTCCGATGTCGTCTGGATTCCTAAATTTGCCGCTGCCGGATGGTTAATCGATCTCTCAGACCGGGTCAGCGACGCCGACCTGGCCGATTTTCTAGAGGCCGATGTGGCGGCGGGCCTTTACCAGGACGGCCTGTACCGCATGCCCTTTCGCTCTGATATGGGCATGCTCTACTACCGCACCGACCTGCTAGAGCAGGTGGGCCTAGAGCCCCCTGAGACCTTTGACGACTTGATTGCGGCCTCTGAGGCGATTCAGGCGCAGACCGATGTGGACTGGGGCTTTACCTGGCAGGGTTTGCAGTACGAGGGTCTGGTGACTAACTTCATCGAAATCATTGCGGGCTATGGCGGCTTTTGGATCGACCCCGACAGCTTGGCCGTGGGCCTCGATCAGCCCGCTGGCATTCAGGCCGTTGAGTTTATGAAGGGGGTGATTGATCAGCGCATTTCGCCGCCTGGCGTGACCAACTACATCGAAGAAGATGCCCTGCGGCAGTTTCAGAACGGCAGTGCAGCCTTTCTGCGCAATTGGCCCTACGCCTGGGCTGAGGCCAATCGCGAAGGTACCGCAGTGGCCGGTAACATTGCCCTTAAACCCATGGTGCATGCCGAAGGACAGCAGCCCGCCGCCTGCCTGGGGGGGTGGGGCTTTGGCATTTCATCCACCACCCCTCACCCAGAAGAAGCCTGGCGAGTGGTGGAATTCTTCACGAGCCCTGGCCCGATGAAGCAGTTCATTACTGAATTTGCCTACGTGCCCAGCCGTCGGGCGCTGTTTACCGACCCCGATGTGCTGGCGGTGTTTCCCCACTACGAGCAGCTCCTAGAAGTGGCAGAAACGGCAATTCCTCGGCCTCCCGTGGGGCAGTACGCCCAGCTGTCAGATATTTTGCAGCGCTACTTGAGTGCCGCCATTACCAATCAAATGACCCCAGAAGCCGCTATGACGGCAGCGGCAGGCGAGAGCCGTCGAGTCCTGGGCGTAGAGGCGTGA
- a CDS encoding carbohydrate ABC transporter permease has protein sequence MVSKDYIREREQRTGWLLMIPALLLLLLVYAFPILRAFWLSFFTENLSTNLEPVFSGLDNYALMVQDGRFWQSMRNTTVFTITTLIFELILGLLIALCLDQAFRGRGWVRTIAILPWALPTALIALAWRWIFNTEFGVWNDLLLRFQLIDNPVNWLGEPFWAMVAVIAADVWKTTSFVAILLLAGLQSISQDLYEAHALDGASPWQSFRQITLPLIAPQIVIATLFRFAQSFGIFDLIQVMTGGGPGGATETVSIYIYAAVMRYLDFGYGAALVTVTFVLLVAVVALSWLYLSRLRAKTE, from the coding sequence ATGGTGAGTAAGGACTATATTCGAGAGCGGGAACAGCGGACGGGCTGGCTGCTGATGATTCCGGCACTGCTGCTGCTGCTGCTGGTCTATGCCTTTCCGATTTTGCGGGCCTTTTGGCTGAGCTTTTTTACCGAAAACCTCAGCACAAACCTGGAGCCTGTCTTTAGCGGCTTAGACAACTATGCGCTGATGGTGCAGGATGGTCGCTTCTGGCAGAGTATGCGGAATACGACCGTATTTACCATAACGACGCTGATTTTTGAGCTGATTTTGGGCCTGCTGATTGCCCTTTGTCTCGACCAGGCCTTTCGGGGGCGTGGCTGGGTGCGAACGATCGCCATTCTCCCCTGGGCCCTGCCCACCGCCCTGATTGCCCTGGCCTGGCGCTGGATTTTTAACACTGAGTTTGGCGTCTGGAATGACCTGCTGCTGCGGTTTCAGCTGATTGACAACCCGGTAAACTGGCTCGGCGAACCCTTTTGGGCGATGGTGGCGGTGATTGCCGCCGACGTGTGGAAGACGACCTCCTTTGTGGCAATTTTGCTGCTGGCGGGGCTGCAATCGATCTCCCAAGACCTCTACGAGGCTCACGCCCTAGATGGTGCCAGCCCCTGGCAGAGCTTTCGACAGATTACGCTGCCGCTGATCGCGCCGCAGATTGTCATTGCCACGCTGTTTCGCTTTGCCCAATCCTTTGGCATTTTTGACCTGATTCAGGTAATGACCGGCGGCGGTCCCGGCGGAGCCACCGAGACGGTGTCGATCTATATCTACGCCGCTGTGATGCGCTACCTCGACTTTGGCTACGGAGCCGCCCTGGTGACGGTGACCTTTGTGCTGCTGGTGGCGGTAGTGGCCCTGAGCTGGCTGTACCTCTCCCGTCTGCGGGCCAAAACTGAATAA
- a CDS encoding carbohydrate ABC transporter permease: MTTVPQTTASPPQTSDRGIPWMRLLLWLAIAFTVIFSLAPVLWQVLTSFKTNAAITQTPVVYFPGFDQLTFSHYLDLFRLNQFQIYMFNSALVAIVSTLLCLALGSPAAYALARLRVPGEQIILAVVLVVTLFPYILLFLGLLEVVRALGLANNYLALIIPYTAINLPLTILVMRSFFQQLPKDLEDSAKVDGYNTVQMLWQIVLPMTLPALVTTGILAFIFAWNEYLFALTFMTREGMKTIPVAAAQLGGTTLFDVPYGPLAAATVVGTLPLVLLVLFFQRRIVQGLTSGSVKG; this comes from the coding sequence ATGACTACCGTTCCCCAAACCACCGCCTCTCCACCCCAGACCAGCGATCGCGGCATTCCCTGGATGCGGCTGCTGCTCTGGCTGGCGATCGCCTTCACCGTCATCTTCAGCCTGGCCCCGGTGCTGTGGCAGGTGCTCACCTCGTTTAAAACCAACGCCGCCATCACTCAAACCCCGGTGGTGTATTTTCCGGGGTTTGACCAACTCACCTTCAGCCACTACCTCGACCTATTTCGGCTCAACCAGTTTCAGATTTACATGTTCAACAGCGCCTTAGTGGCTATTGTCTCGACGCTGTTGTGCCTGGCGCTGGGCTCGCCTGCGGCCTACGCCCTGGCTCGCCTGCGGGTGCCGGGGGAGCAAATTATCTTGGCCGTTGTGCTGGTGGTCACGCTGTTTCCCTATATTTTGCTGTTCTTGGGCCTGCTGGAAGTGGTGCGAGCCCTTGGGCTGGCCAACAACTACCTGGCGCTGATTATTCCCTACACCGCTATCAACCTGCCGCTGACCATTTTGGTCATGCGCAGCTTCTTTCAGCAATTGCCCAAGGATTTAGAAGACTCCGCCAAGGTAGATGGCTATAACACGGTGCAGATGCTCTGGCAGATTGTGCTGCCCATGACCCTGCCCGCCCTGGTCACCACCGGCATTCTGGCGTTTATCTTCGCCTGGAATGAGTATCTGTTTGCCCTCACTTTTATGACTCGCGAGGGCATGAAAACTATCCCCGTCGCCGCCGCCCAGCTCGGCGGCACCACCCTATTCGACGTGCCCTACGGCCCTCTGGCGGCGGCCACTGTGGTGGGTACTCTGCCCCTGGTGCTGCTGGTGCTGTTCTTCCAGCGCCGCATTGTGCAGGGCCTAACCTCCGGGTCGGTAAAGGGGTAA
- a CDS encoding ABC transporter ATP-binding protein has protein sequence MAKLELQDITKAYSRDIVPVKKLNLAVEDKEFLTLVGPSGCGKSTILRLIAGLDQPTEGRVMIGDRDVSALPPGDRNIAMVFQSYALYPHMTVRDNVASGLKLRKLPAGDVQKRVQEVSGVLGLDPLLDRKPAKLSGGQRQRVALARALVRNPDVFLLDEPLSNLDALLREQVRADLKQIFADQKSPIVYVTHDQTEAMTLSTKVAVLNNGYLQQLGHPHEIYKTPANRFVASFIGSPQMNLFPLSRSGSGVALGDFRLPLPVGIQAASVVLGIRPEHLRLPHEGDAHIVSGDVFLVENLGMHDLVSLRVQGDPTLTLRALLPADATWSKENLTLALPPETIHWFDGETEQRLG, from the coding sequence ATGGCTAAACTCGAACTGCAAGACATCACCAAAGCCTACAGCCGCGACATTGTGCCGGTGAAGAAGCTCAACCTGGCGGTGGAGGACAAGGAGTTTTTGACGCTGGTGGGGCCATCGGGCTGCGGCAAATCGACTATTCTGCGGCTGATTGCGGGGCTAGACCAGCCCACGGAGGGGCGGGTGATGATTGGCGATCGCGATGTCAGTGCGCTGCCGCCGGGCGATCGCAACATTGCCATGGTTTTCCAGAGCTACGCCCTCTACCCCCACATGACGGTGCGCGACAACGTGGCCTCGGGGCTGAAGCTGCGGAAGCTGCCAGCGGGCGATGTGCAAAAGCGAGTGCAGGAGGTGTCTGGGGTGCTGGGCCTCGACCCCCTGCTCGATCGCAAACCGGCCAAGCTTTCGGGCGGGCAGCGGCAGCGGGTGGCCCTGGCCCGCGCCCTGGTGCGTAACCCCGACGTGTTTTTGCTCGACGAACCCCTCAGCAACCTCGATGCCCTGCTGCGTGAGCAGGTGCGGGCCGACCTCAAGCAGATCTTTGCCGACCAAAAGTCGCCCATTGTCTACGTCACCCACGATCAGACCGAGGCCATGACCCTTTCGACTAAGGTGGCGGTGCTCAACAACGGCTACCTGCAACAGTTGGGTCATCCCCACGAAATTTATAAAACCCCCGCCAACCGGTTTGTGGCCAGCTTTATCGGCAGTCCTCAGATGAACCTGTTTCCCCTCAGCCGCAGCGGCAGCGGCGTGGCCCTGGGCGATTTTCGGCTGCCGCTGCCCGTGGGCATTCAGGCCGCATCGGTGGTGCTGGGCATTCGCCCCGAGCATCTGCGGCTGCCCCACGAAGGCGATGCCCACATCGTCAGCGGCGACGTATTTTTGGTGGAAAACCTGGGCATGCACGACCTGGTGAGCCTGCGGGTGCAGGGCGACCCCACCCTGACCCTGCGGGCGCTGCTGCCCGCCGATGCCACCTGGAGCAAGGAAAATCTAACCCTGGCTTTGCCCCCCGAGACAATCCACTGGTTTGATGGGGAAACTGAGCAGCGGCTTGGGTAA
- a CDS encoding ABC transporter permease, with translation MLPTLQDAFQYALDNIDRLITALQQHLLLVAVPLAIGLLVGLPLGLWSARSRAVSTVMLNSFNALRVIPSLAVLFLAVPVLGLSFWSAVLALTLLVMPPILISTDVAFRTISPAIREAATGMGMPPVDILKTVEIPLALPVVIAGIKTATVEVIASATLAAFVGAGGLGVFIVLGFAAYDPAILLVGAVPVALLALLAEVGLSAVQRTAQPPGARST, from the coding sequence ATGCTGCCTACTCTACAAGACGCTTTTCAGTACGCGCTAGACAATATCGATCGCCTCATAACCGCCCTGCAACAGCACCTGCTGCTGGTGGCGGTGCCCCTGGCGATCGGGCTGCTGGTAGGGTTGCCCCTGGGGTTGTGGAGCGCGCGATCGCGGGCTGTTTCCACCGTCATGCTCAACAGCTTCAACGCCCTGCGGGTGATCCCCAGCCTGGCGGTGCTGTTTTTGGCAGTGCCGGTGCTGGGCCTGAGCTTTTGGTCGGCGGTGCTGGCCCTGACCCTGCTGGTGATGCCGCCCATTCTAATCAGCACCGACGTGGCCTTTCGCACCATTAGTCCCGCCATTCGCGAGGCGGCGACGGGCATGGGCATGCCCCCGGTTGACATTCTCAAAACAGTCGAAATTCCCCTGGCCCTGCCGGTGGTGATTGCGGGTATCAAAACCGCCACGGTAGAGGTGATCGCCAGCGCCACCCTGGCCGCGTTTGTGGGGGCAGGGGGGCTGGGGGTATTTATTGTGCTGGGGTTTGCCGCCTACGACCCAGCCATTTTGCTGGTAGGGGCAGTGCCCGTGGCGCTGCTGGCGCTGCTGGCGGAGGTGGGGTTGAGCGCAGTACAGAGAACCGCCCAGCCGCCGGGAGCGCGATCGACCTAG